AAATCAGAGCTTGAAAGGCTAAATTTAATTGAATACTCAATTCAAACCATAGATTATTATTATTCTGATGTTAAAATTAGTAACAAAGCCGAATTAGAAAGGATAGAGAGGCATCTAAAACGGCTTGATAAGATGATTTTGATAGATTAAATTTTAAAAGGGAAGATATGAGAAAAATTTTACTATTTTTAATTACCGCCATTAGTCTTTTTGCTCTTTCTCAAGATGCAAATTTGACTTCAGGAGCTCTTGAAAACGGACTAAAATATTATATTAAAGAAAATAGATTGCCGGAAAATAAGGCATATTTTCAGCTTGTTGTACGCGCAGGCTCTGCGGATGAAAAGCCAAGCGAGCTTGGTTTAGCGCATTTTGTTGAACATATGGCATTTAATGGGAGTAGGGACTTTAGTAAAAACGAGTTGATACAAAAACTTGAGAGTTTAGGCGTGGCATTTGGCGCTGATTTGAACGCTTATACGACTTATGACTCAACGGCTTACATGCTAAATATAGAGGTAAACGAGCGAAATTTAAAAGATGTTTTTTTGGTTTTTCATAACTGGATGGATGGAATTAACTTCGATAAAGATGAGCTTGATAAGGAGCGCGGGGTAATTATAGAGGAAGAGAGATCTAGAAATACTCCTGAATATAGGCTTTATAAACTACATTGGGATGATTTAATGGAAGGGAGTATCTATGCTAGTAGAGACCCGATAGGTGATATGAATATAGTAAGAAATGTTAGCGTAAGCCAGATGAAAGACTTTTATAATAGGATGTATCAGCCTAGACTTATGGAATTTGTAGCTGTAGGAGACTTTAAAAAAGATGAAATTCTAAACTGTATAAAAGATAGTTTTTCTTCTGTTAAAAATACGAATTATGATACTAAAGAAAACAGAACTATACCTGCTAAAAACGGACTTAATATCTACAACTATGATTCAAATGAAACCGCTGAAAATTCTATTAAAATTTCATTTTTTGATAAATTTTCACCAAGACAAACTGAATCGCAAATTCGCAAAGCGATTATAAATCTATATATTTCAAATTTGATAAATACGCTTTATGAAGAGAAAACAAATAGAGAAAATTCTATTCAAAGAGCGGTTTTTACAAATATGCCGATTCAGGCGCAAAAGACAATGTATAGCTTTGATATGAAAATCATAGGAGATGATCAAGAGGACTCTATAAAAGATATGTTAAGCGTTATTAACGGCATAAAAATTCATGGATTTAGCCAAAGCGACTTTGATGATGAGAAGAGAAATTTAATCAACATTATCAATAATAGATATCTGCAATCAAAGAGTAAAAAATCAGCCGATTATCTAAGAGATATAGTCTATGCCCTTGAGCTTGGAAATGTGATTTTAAGCGATATTGATAGCAAAAATGTAAGTCTTAAAATTTTAAACGAATTAACTCTTGATGAGGTTAATGCTGAATTTAGACGAATCTTGAGCCTTGATGAAAAGAGCGTCAGTATATTTAGTTCTAAAGGATATAGGCTTGGTAAGGAGAAATTTGAACAGCTTGCAAATGATATAAAGCCATATACATCTCATCTTAAAAGCTTTAAATTGCCTTCAAAACTGATAAATAAAGAGATAAAACCAGGCAAAATTATCTCAAAAAAATTTGATGAAAAGCATAAAATTTGGAGTTATACTCTTGAAAATAATGCTACTGTGATTCTAAAAACTCTTAAAAATGAGAAAAATTTAATATCTTTCGCGGCTGTTAGTAAAGGAGGTGTCTCAAACCTTACCAGACCTCAGCTAGGAGAGTTTGCAACTACACTTTCAAATGAAAGTGGGGCGGGAGAGTTTAATAACTACCAGATAAGTAAAATTTTAAACGGAAAATACTTAAGTTATCAAAAGCAAATAAGCTCTTTATCTCATGGGTTTTACGGCAAGAGTAGCACTAGCGATATAGAGTCTTTAGTGGAAGCCATATATCTTGAGTTTAATTCCCCAAGAGTTGATGATGATATGCTAAAAAAGATTAAGACTAAAAGAATAGAAGATCTTGCTAAAAGAGAGTCTTTGCCGAGCTATAAATTTTCTAAAGAGTTTAGCGAATTTTATTACAACGGCAATGAGCGTAAAAAGCATTTTAGCAGAAGCGATATAGAGGCGGTTAAATTTAATGACTTAAAAGATATAGTAAATGATAAATTTACTAACGCTTCATCTTATACATTTATTTTTGTCGGAGATTTCAAAGAGACCGATATGGAGCCGTTTATTAAAAAATACATAGCTACCTTGCCTGCTAAATTTAATAGCGAAAATTTTATAGATGACGGCGTAAGGGGTTTAGATGGAGTTCATATATTTGAGCGATTTTATCAGACTTCAAATCGTAGCGATGTGATAGTAAAGATGAAAAACGTTCAAAATGAGTATTCTAAATTTGATTTAATAAAAATTTCTGCTCTTGGAGAGGTGCTTAAAATGGCGCTTAGAGAGAATATACGCGAAGAAAAAGGTGAGACTTACGGAATCTCTTTGAGTACTAGACTAAATAAACATCCTTATATTCATTCAAGAGTAGAAATATCGTTTACGACTTCTCCTCAAAAACTTGATAGCGTTCTTGATGGAATAAAAAAGACGATATCAAATTTAAAGAGTAAAGGTGCGCTTGATAGATATATTCAAAGCTATAAAAAATCTACTATTTTAAAGCTAAAACAAAAATATGAGCAATCCGGTTTTTGGCTAAATGAGTTGGTATCAAGCAAGATATATGATAATGAGATATTTAGTCTGGATGAGTATGAGAAATTTGTTAGCATGATAACAAATGAGGATATCAAAAATGCAGCTAAGCTATACCTAAAAGAAGATAATATGATAATAGGTATAAACAGTCCTATTAAGTAGAGATAAATCTAAAGTTACGGCGCAAATTTAACGCCGTAACTGATATTATATTTTCTTTGATCTACTTAGATCCTCGGCCCACATACATCCCAAGCGGTCGCCTAGATCGCAAGCTTTTTGAAAGAGATTTTTTGCCGTTTTTAAACTGTCAGGCGTTTGTTTTTCAAGATGAAAAGAACCGACTACGGCACAAGAGTGAGCATCGTTAAGATCGCAAGCTTTTACTAATAGTTTCATTGCATTTTCTTTATCAATCTTTGTTCCTTCTCCCATATCTTGCATTCCGCCAGCCATTGAGCAACTATGCTTTTGTCCTGCTTCGCAAGCCTGAAGATATAATGAAAATGCTTTACTGACATCTTTTTTAACGCTTTTGCCTGTATGATACATCAACGCTACTTGCTCGCAACCTGCAGCGTTTTTATTCATACAAGCTGTGTTAAATTTTTCAAATGCACTTGCATAATCGGCATTTTTGTATGCAGCTAAACCGTCTTCAAAATCACCTGCGAAAACACTTAAGGATAGCAGTGCAAATGCTAAAATTTTTTTCATAAAAATCCTTTAAATTTAATAATATGCTATTTTAACATATTTTGTTACTATTGTGCTTAAAACGCATATTTGGGTATTTATAAATTTTTATTGTTTAAGGCTTTTTCAAGATCTCTAAAATTTGGCATAATTGAAGCGATAAAATCATAAAAACTCTTTTTATGATGTGGATATATTAGATGCGTGAGCTCATGAAGCACTACATATTCGATTAATTCTATTGGTTTTTCTATCAAATTTAGATTTAGGTTTATATAGCCTTTGCGAGAGTTACAGCTACCCCATCTGGTTTGCATATTTCTGATTACGATTCTGTTTATATCTTTACCAACGAATGGCCTAAATTTCTCTATCAGCCCATAAAAAATCTTTTTGGCCTCATCTTTTTTATACTTTTCGAGCCTTTTTAAGCTCGGAGTCCAAATTTCTTTATCAACTATTTTTATGTTTTTTATATTTTCATCAAATTTGAGCTTATAAGCCTTACCAAGTAACCTAAATTCATCACTGTTTGGCAAATTTTCTAAAATTTTGGAGTGAGTTTTTTCTATCCACTCTGTATTTTTATTCAGTATTTCAAATGCCTGCTTTTGGGTGCAAAAATACGGTAATGAGAGCGAAATTTTACCTGTTTTTGAAATTTTAATGCGAATTGATTTTATTCTTTTAAAATTGAGCGTAACATCAAATTTATCAAATTTTATACAAGTCGTTTTGACTGCCATTTTCTACTCTTCCATCGCCATGTATTTACAAGTCCTCTTAGCCACTCATCGGCTACAAACCCTATCCAGACTCCTATTATGCCCATATTTTGCATGATTCCTAAATAGTATCCAAGTGGCAAACTAACACCCCACATAAATATAGCTCCCGTGATTAGTGGAAATTTCGCATCTCCGCTTGCCCTAAGAGCATTTACTATCACTATATTAAAAGTTCGTCCTGTTTCAAGAATTATCGATAGTGTAAATAGCGGAAGCATTATCTGTTTTAGCTCGTCTGTTAAATTTAGCCTGTTCATAATCTCATCTTTTGCAAAATATGTTATTAAAACAACGGCTAAGGTTGCTATAAAACCAAGTTTTAAAGCCCTAAAAGCCCTTATATAAGCCTCTTCAAATCTCATTGCGCCTACTAAATGTCCGACGATAACCTCGTTTGCTACGCTAATGCTGGCTCCGCATAGAAGTATTAGTAGAGTTATTTGAAAGTATATTGTTTGCACGTTTAGACTAGCCTCTCCCATGCTTGCTACAAAGCCAAATGCGACCATATATTGCGCCATCCATAATAGATTTTCGCCAGCACTTGGAACCCCGATAGATAGAATTTTGCGCAGGATATTAAATGGCAATGTTAGAAGCATTTTTATATAAATTCTTACCTTTGCTATTTTGATTAAAATTATAAATAGCACGACAACGCCTGCTAGTCGGCCCATGAGCGTAGAAATTCCTACTCCGTAAAGACCGTAGTTTGGTAGTCCAAACCAGCCAAATAGCGCAATAGCGTTTCCAATAAGCGTAATAATGTTCATTAGTAACGATACAAACATAACCGCTGTTGCGAAATTATACACTCTTAAAACAGCCGCCAGCACCATACCCATTCCGTCGATAAATAGTGCAAAACCTAAAATATGTAGGTAGCTGTAGCTCTCATCGAGTAAATTTTCAGGCACTCTTAATATTTCAAGCACCAAGTATCCCTGAAAATATAAAAATGTAGCCGCAACTATCCCAAAAATCGTATTAAATGTAATGCTTGCATGCACTATTCTTGTAGCTAAATTTTTATTCTTTGCGCCCAAGGCTTGAGCTGCTACTACAGAGCAACCAACGCTTAAAAAGCTAAATATGGTCATGAAAAGATCCATGACTTGATTTCCTGCACCCATCGCACCCACTAGATGAATGCTTACTTTTGTAACCATATATGTATTTATAATAAGTGTTACAAAATGTAAAAACATATCTAAAAATATGGGAAGTGCGAGCTTTCTAAGCGACAGGTTCATAAATTTTTCACCTTTAATATATCAATGCAAGATTTCTAAAAATAACTGTTGATTATATCAGAATATAAATTTAATAGAATTTATATTTCACAAATTTAAGACAAAAGCCTTGCTTATAGCCTTTTTTAAATATCTTATAACAATAGCTAGTATAATTTTCTTATTAGTTTACTTAAGTATAATTTTTAAAATTTTCAACTTAATGGATGTAAAAATGGAAAAGAAAAGTTTCACCTCTCGCTGGGCTTTCATCATAGCCTGCGTCGGATCTGCTGTAGGTATGGCCAATGTATGGGGGTTCCCTTATAAGGTCGGCACAAATGGCGGTGGAGCGTTTTTGCTCATATATCTATTCTTTGTTGCCATATTTTCTTATGTCGGTCTTTCTGCTGAGTATGCTATAGGAAGACGCGCAAAAACC
This Campylobacter sp. RM16192 DNA region includes the following protein-coding sequences:
- a CDS encoding M48 family metallopeptidase yields the protein MAVKTTCIKFDKFDVTLNFKRIKSIRIKISKTGKISLSLPYFCTQKQAFEILNKNTEWIEKTHSKILENLPNSDEFRLLGKAYKLKFDENIKNIKIVDKEIWTPSLKRLEKYKKDEAKKIFYGLIEKFRPFVGKDINRIVIRNMQTRWGSCNSRKGYINLNLNLIEKPIELIEYVVLHELTHLIYPHHKKSFYDFIASIMPNFRDLEKALNNKNL
- a CDS encoding MATE family efflux transporter gives rise to the protein MNLSLRKLALPIFLDMFLHFVTLIINTYMVTKVSIHLVGAMGAGNQVMDLFMTIFSFLSVGCSVVAAQALGAKNKNLATRIVHASITFNTIFGIVAATFLYFQGYLVLEILRVPENLLDESYSYLHILGFALFIDGMGMVLAAVLRVYNFATAVMFVSLLMNIITLIGNAIALFGWFGLPNYGLYGVGISTLMGRLAGVVVLFIILIKIAKVRIYIKMLLTLPFNILRKILSIGVPSAGENLLWMAQYMVAFGFVASMGEASLNVQTIYFQITLLILLCGASISVANEVIVGHLVGAMRFEEAYIRAFRALKLGFIATLAVVLITYFAKDEIMNRLNLTDELKQIMLPLFTLSIILETGRTFNIVIVNALRASGDAKFPLITGAIFMWGVSLPLGYYLGIMQNMGIIGVWIGFVADEWLRGLVNTWRWKSRKWQSKRLV
- a CDS encoding tetratricopeptide repeat protein translates to MKKILAFALLSLSVFAGDFEDGLAAYKNADYASAFEKFNTACMNKNAAGCEQVALMYHTGKSVKKDVSKAFSLYLQACEAGQKHSCSMAGGMQDMGEGTKIDKENAMKLLVKACDLNDAHSCAVVGSFHLEKQTPDSLKTAKNLFQKACDLGDRLGCMWAEDLSRSKKI
- a CDS encoding M16 family metallopeptidase — protein: MRKILLFLITAISLFALSQDANLTSGALENGLKYYIKENRLPENKAYFQLVVRAGSADEKPSELGLAHFVEHMAFNGSRDFSKNELIQKLESLGVAFGADLNAYTTYDSTAYMLNIEVNERNLKDVFLVFHNWMDGINFDKDELDKERGVIIEEERSRNTPEYRLYKLHWDDLMEGSIYASRDPIGDMNIVRNVSVSQMKDFYNRMYQPRLMEFVAVGDFKKDEILNCIKDSFSSVKNTNYDTKENRTIPAKNGLNIYNYDSNETAENSIKISFFDKFSPRQTESQIRKAIINLYISNLINTLYEEKTNRENSIQRAVFTNMPIQAQKTMYSFDMKIIGDDQEDSIKDMLSVINGIKIHGFSQSDFDDEKRNLINIINNRYLQSKSKKSADYLRDIVYALELGNVILSDIDSKNVSLKILNELTLDEVNAEFRRILSLDEKSVSIFSSKGYRLGKEKFEQLANDIKPYTSHLKSFKLPSKLINKEIKPGKIISKKFDEKHKIWSYTLENNATVILKTLKNEKNLISFAAVSKGGVSNLTRPQLGEFATTLSNESGAGEFNNYQISKILNGKYLSYQKQISSLSHGFYGKSSTSDIESLVEAIYLEFNSPRVDDDMLKKIKTKRIEDLAKRESLPSYKFSKEFSEFYYNGNERKKHFSRSDIEAVKFNDLKDIVNDKFTNASSYTFIFVGDFKETDMEPFIKKYIATLPAKFNSENFIDDGVRGLDGVHIFERFYQTSNRSDVIVKMKNVQNEYSKFDLIKISALGEVLKMALRENIREEKGETYGISLSTRLNKHPYIHSRVEISFTTSPQKLDSVLDGIKKTISNLKSKGALDRYIQSYKKSTILKLKQKYEQSGFWLNELVSSKIYDNEIFSLDEYEKFVSMITNEDIKNAAKLYLKEDNMIIGINSPIK